In Leptospira harrisiae, a genomic segment contains:
- a CDS encoding alpha/beta hydrolase → MKKHLFHIIICFSFFLVNCSSLYYHPTKETYFTPKQMGFSYTPTFLTTKDGVKLNVWRIYSKQQETPKAVILQFHGNGQNMSAHFLSLVWLVNHGYELIVFDYRGYGESEGDPDPEDIIEDSKLVLDYALKETRERGSKLIVYGQSLGGAIAMRSVADWKDKNEIVLLCVDGSFPSYREVAKQTMNHVVFPPMGNLFSWVFHDHTSPRDVIANLSPIPLLIIHGTEDTVVFFENGKQIFCLAKEPKVFWEIRGGGHVDWMNLGRSKFAKDFLVLLNRHLY, encoded by the coding sequence ATGAAGAAGCACTTATTTCATATCATTATTTGTTTTAGCTTTTTTTTGGTAAACTGTTCCTCGTTGTATTATCATCCAACTAAGGAAACTTATTTTACTCCGAAACAAATGGGTTTTTCATACACACCCACTTTTTTGACAACAAAAGATGGAGTGAAGTTAAATGTTTGGCGAATTTATTCCAAACAACAGGAAACTCCTAAAGCGGTTATTTTACAATTTCATGGGAATGGGCAAAATATGAGTGCCCATTTTTTGTCGCTTGTTTGGCTTGTGAACCATGGATATGAACTGATTGTATTTGATTATAGAGGTTATGGTGAATCCGAAGGCGATCCTGATCCTGAAGATATAATTGAAGACAGCAAACTAGTATTAGACTATGCTTTAAAAGAAACAAGGGAAAGAGGTTCCAAGTTAATTGTCTATGGTCAAAGTTTGGGTGGTGCTATTGCTATGCGTTCGGTTGCCGATTGGAAAGACAAAAACGAAATCGTTTTGCTTTGTGTTGATGGATCCTTTCCATCCTATAGAGAAGTTGCAAAACAAACAATGAATCATGTGGTCTTTCCTCCGATGGGGAATCTATTCTCTTGGGTTTTTCATGATCACACAAGTCCACGCGACGTAATTGCAAACCTTTCTCCCATTCCACTTTTAATCATTCATGGAACCGAAGACACGGTTGTGTTTTTTGAAAATGGAAAACAGATTTTTTGTTTAGCCAAAGAACCTAAAGTTTTTTGGGAAATCCGTGGTGGAGGGCATGTGGATTGGATGAATCTTGGTCGATCAAAGTTTGCAAAAGATTTTTTGGTTTTACTCAATCGACATTTGTACTGA
- a CDS encoding DUF445 family protein yields MDVAKLDSWYRRLLVIFSIIGGGFQLYYEGNVWVNAVFVILMAGMVGYFTNFLAIKMLFQPKHGKVLGWSGLVPKNKSKIAKSLGESIQSNLLHPDIILTYIYERNLVETGIQKIVKEIDEAIHNVEIRTMLVTKIISMLKERGPEILEVIFDFSEETMKKMAERPEEVQKLWDYTKERLTYYLTEETNREELGKQLRVVLLEEMPKLANLLNEGLEEYLKTRSTLGKIGIGVKKIFSFNEEAIRELLERFVKDPETSDQFMNMMDEMMGGLQERLNSKETQEFITGKISNWLEASGDYARQNLLPSGIERLQSYLDDPNNWEEIEKNFFRAVDWVKKRLLEFMYSEEGKVYLKTNIEKFVHNINVTALVEERVMALDTDDLEKMILDNTGGNLVVIQFLGGILGMIAGLIQVHIYFAVPVGTLVLVTYIAHYRNQKRILANSEQLI; encoded by the coding sequence ATGGATGTTGCAAAATTAGATTCCTGGTATCGCAGGCTCCTTGTTATTTTTTCCATCATAGGTGGGGGATTTCAACTTTACTACGAAGGAAATGTTTGGGTCAATGCTGTCTTTGTGATTCTTATGGCAGGAATGGTGGGATACTTCACCAATTTTCTCGCTATCAAAATGTTATTCCAACCTAAACATGGTAAGGTGCTTGGTTGGTCAGGTCTTGTTCCCAAAAACAAATCAAAAATTGCGAAATCACTTGGTGAAAGTATCCAAAGTAATCTACTTCATCCCGATATTATTTTAACTTATATCTACGAACGTAACTTAGTAGAAACGGGAATCCAAAAAATAGTCAAAGAAATTGATGAAGCCATCCATAACGTAGAAATCAGAACGATGCTTGTGACAAAGATCATTTCTATGTTAAAAGAAAGAGGACCCGAAATTTTAGAAGTTATCTTCGACTTCTCAGAAGAAACCATGAAAAAGATGGCGGAACGTCCCGAGGAAGTGCAAAAACTTTGGGATTATACAAAAGAGCGCCTAACATACTATCTAACGGAAGAAACCAACCGGGAAGAACTAGGAAAACAACTCCGAGTGGTGCTCCTAGAAGAGATGCCAAAACTCGCGAATTTACTCAATGAAGGTTTAGAAGAGTATTTAAAAACAAGAAGTACACTTGGTAAAATTGGAATTGGTGTAAAAAAGATTTTTTCTTTTAACGAAGAAGCCATTCGCGAACTTTTGGAACGTTTTGTGAAAGATCCTGAAACATCAGATCAGTTTATGAATATGATGGATGAAATGATGGGTGGCCTCCAAGAACGATTGAATTCAAAAGAAACTCAAGAATTCATTACTGGAAAAATTTCTAATTGGTTGGAAGCTAGTGGTGATTACGCCAGACAAAACCTTCTACCATCCGGAATTGAAAGGTTACAATCCTATTTAGATGATCCGAATAACTGGGAAGAAATTGAAAAGAATTTCTTTCGTGCCGTGGATTGGGTCAAAAAACGCCTTCTCGAGTTTATGTACAGCGAAGAAGGAAAAGTGTATCTTAAAACCAATATAGAAAAATTTGTCCACAATATCAACGTGACTGCCCTCGTTGAAGAACGAGTGATGGCACTTGACACAGATGATTTGGAAAAAATGATTCTGGATAACACAGGTGGAAACCTTGTCGTCATACAATTCTTAGGTGGAATTTTAGGAATGATTGCAGGACTCATCCAAGTTCATATTTATTTTGCGGTTCCGGTGGGAACACTTGTTCTTGTCACCTACATTGCCCACTACAGAAACCAGAAACGGATTCTCGCAAACTCAGAACAACTAATATGA
- a CDS encoding SDR family NAD(P)-dependent oxidoreductase: MKNAYVTGASQGIGKEFVRALAKDYNVFLISRTESDLKKVILELEPKSRGILKYFALDLTKKKDVEELADIISKDKDAELVVNNAGFGTVGEFAALPLDKELDEVNLNVKTLVHLSHVALNRFKKNKKGYLINVASIAGYLPAPGSAIYAATKAFVKSFTESIHEEAKLHGIYVQALCPGLTHSDFHQRAGISKSKYPSFMWQNADVVVEESLNALRYNQAVCITGSFNQGAITVSELIPRGFLRRLSGKYLKLEEE; the protein is encoded by the coding sequence ATGAAAAATGCATATGTCACTGGCGCATCCCAAGGAATTGGAAAAGAATTTGTTCGTGCTCTTGCGAAAGACTATAATGTCTTTTTAATTTCCCGTACGGAATCCGATTTAAAAAAAGTAATTTTAGAATTAGAACCGAAATCCAGAGGGATTTTAAAATACTTCGCTTTGGATCTTACCAAAAAAAAAGATGTAGAGGAACTCGCAGATATCATTTCAAAAGATAAAGATGCAGAACTCGTAGTCAACAATGCAGGATTTGGAACTGTCGGTGAATTTGCCGCATTGCCACTCGACAAAGAATTAGATGAAGTCAATCTAAATGTAAAAACGTTAGTTCACTTAAGTCATGTTGCTCTCAACCGTTTCAAAAAAAATAAAAAGGGATATTTGATTAATGTGGCATCTATCGCTGGTTATTTGCCCGCACCAGGTAGTGCGATATATGCAGCCACCAAAGCTTTTGTAAAATCGTTTACAGAGTCCATTCATGAAGAAGCAAAACTTCATGGAATTTATGTCCAAGCTCTTTGCCCTGGACTCACACATTCCGACTTCCACCAAAGAGCGGGTATTAGCAAATCCAAATACCCATCTTTTATGTGGCAAAATGCCGATGTAGTTGTGGAAGAATCATTAAATGCACTTCGTTATAACCAAGCAGTGTGTATCACGGGCTCCTTCAATCAGGGAGCAATTACTGTATCTGAATTGATCCCAAGAGGATTCCTACGCAGGTTGAGTGGGAAATATCTAAAGTTAGAAGAGGAATAG
- a CDS encoding GNAT family N-acetyltransferase, whose protein sequence is MSHSFRRLGESDISPLLQWESLCFPGEEWTEKMIQTHLEFHVAFGLGDQETKSYALVCETPWEIEIFRIATLPNYRKLGLAKELLFALFLEFPKKEFFLEVKESNAAAITLYESVGFIELERRKKYYPDGSTAVLMKRNPTE, encoded by the coding sequence ATGTCTCATAGTTTTCGAAGGCTGGGTGAATCCGATATTTCCCCACTCCTCCAATGGGAATCTCTATGTTTTCCTGGTGAGGAATGGACAGAAAAAATGATCCAAACTCACCTTGAATTCCATGTGGCTTTTGGTTTGGGAGATCAGGAAACAAAGAGTTATGCTCTTGTTTGTGAAACTCCTTGGGAGATTGAAATCTTTCGGATCGCAACTCTTCCCAACTATCGTAAGTTAGGTTTGGCTAAAGAACTATTGTTTGCACTATTTCTAGAATTTCCGAAAAAAGAATTCTTTTTGGAAGTGAAAGAATCGAATGCAGCTGCCATAACACTTTATGAGTCCGTCGGTTTTATTGAATTAGAGAGACGTAAAAAATACTATCCGGACGGATCCACAGCTGTCCTGATGAAGAGGAATCCAACTGAATGA
- a CDS encoding tetratricopeptide repeat protein: MGTKNSRFSLVSLPLAILFLLLGFSLSGCDYLKSLTESKYRKRIGGELPSEKDIVNWKEKLALEEAEIEEMDKRIRKMVQKSNQSAALSWKIARAYMRAGSADLGARYYEEAIGETLPNSKQGGFEIHSYESALPFFEKAIQSGKLDKQLLYETAVAYANASKDMGWEPVRRNRAIGLFKQLSKLDKEDSRFPFQLALIYFDSSLKDEAWNGNLSNGYDEVESAFSLLDQILRKEPYNVPTRFAKANFLYQVGKSNLAYDEYSRIKSVLEEMKEKGTIREPLDENSSYRNVIKNLNQLGAQNKSN, translated from the coding sequence ATGGGCACAAAAAACAGCAGGTTTTCTTTGGTTTCCTTACCACTGGCGATTCTTTTTCTCCTGCTTGGATTTAGTTTGTCTGGTTGTGACTATCTGAAGTCACTCACGGAATCCAAATACCGCAAACGAATTGGTGGGGAACTTCCCTCCGAAAAAGACATAGTGAATTGGAAAGAAAAGTTGGCTTTGGAAGAAGCGGAAATCGAAGAAATGGACAAACGGATTCGAAAAATGGTCCAAAAGTCCAACCAATCGGCAGCCCTTTCTTGGAAAATTGCCAGGGCTTATATGCGAGCAGGTTCGGCGGACTTAGGTGCCCGTTATTATGAAGAGGCCATTGGTGAAACTCTTCCCAATTCCAAACAAGGTGGATTTGAAATCCATTCTTATGAATCGGCCTTGCCATTTTTTGAGAAAGCCATCCAGTCTGGAAAGCTAGATAAACAGTTGTTATATGAAACAGCTGTGGCTTATGCGAATGCTTCCAAAGATATGGGTTGGGAACCTGTGAGACGAAATCGTGCCATCGGACTTTTTAAACAACTTTCCAAACTAGACAAAGAAGATTCTCGGTTTCCTTTTCAATTGGCTCTTATATATTTTGATTCTTCTTTGAAGGATGAGGCTTGGAATGGAAACCTTTCGAATGGGTATGATGAAGTAGAATCGGCCTTTTCCCTTCTCGATCAAATTTTACGCAAAGAGCCATACAATGTTCCCACTCGGTTTGCAAAGGCCAATTTTTTATACCAAGTGGGAAAATCAAATTTAGCTTATGATGAATACTCGCGGATTAAATCTGTATTAGAAGAGATGAAAGAAAAAGGAACCATCCGTGAACCATTGGATGAAAATTCATCTTACCGCAATGTCATAAAAAACTTAAACCAATTGGGGGCCCAAAACAAATCAAACTGA